The proteins below come from a single Miscanthus floridulus cultivar M001 chromosome 1, ASM1932011v1, whole genome shotgun sequence genomic window:
- the LOC136504926 gene encoding probable serine acetyltransferase 4, with the protein MAACVDKWQPTHAGRLSGAIYCFLASASGGGGDDVWDELRAEAQADADAEPLLRKFYGDLVLSRPSLESALAAHLSAMLCVPGVLLQDALRDLLAAALAAHPDAGRAARADLRAARDRDAACDRMVHCFLYYKGFLALQAHRAAHGLWSEGRSAAALLLQSRASEVFGVDIHPGARIGSGILFDHATGIVIGETAVVGNDVSILHGVTLGGTGKESGDRHPKVGDGVLIGAGASVLGNVRIGAGAKIGAGAVVLRDVPEGTTAVGNPAKAVGKKTAPQRRPEEQPGVTMEQGWSAYVI; encoded by the coding sequence ATGGCTGCCTGTGTCGACAAGTGGCAACCCACGCACGCCGGCCGCCTCTCCGGCGCCATCTACTGCTTCTTGGCGtccgcgagcggcggcggcggcgacgacgtctGGGACGAGCTGCGCGCGGAGGCGCAGGCCGACGCGGACGCCGAGCCGCTCCTGCGCAAGTTCTACGGCGACCTCGTGCTGTCGCGCCCGTCGCTGGAGTCCGCCCTCGCGGCGCACCTGTCGGCCATGCTCTGCGTCCCCGGCGTACTGCTGCAGGACGCGCTGCGGGACCTCCTGGCCGCCGCGCTGGCGGCGCACCCGGACGCCGGCCGCGCCGCGCGCGCCGACCTCCGTGCGGCGCGCGACCGCGACGCGGCTTGCGACCGGATGGTGCACTGCTTCCTCTACTACAAGGGCTTCCTCGCCCTGCAGGCGCACCGCGCCGCGCACGGGCTCTGGTCCGAGGGCCGCTCGGCCGCGGCGCTCCTCCTGCAGAGCCGCGCGTCCGAGGTGTTCGGCGTCGACATCCACCCCGGCGCGCGCATTGGCTCGGGAATCCTGTTCGACCACGCCACGGGGATCGTCATCGGCGAGACGGCCGTCGTCGGGAACGACGTCTCCATCCTGCACGGGGTCACACTCGGTGGCACGGGGAAGGAGTCCGGCGACCGGCACCCCAAAGTCGGGGACGGGGTGCTGATCGGCGCCGGAGCCAGCGTGCTCGGCAATGTGCGAATTGGAGCCGGGGCGAAGATCGGAGCCGGGGCGGTCGTGCTGCGGGACGTGCCGGAGGGAACCACGGCCGTTGGGAACCCCGCGAAGGCGGTCGGGAAGAAGACGGCGCCGCAGCGGCGGCCGGAAGAGCAGCCCGGGGTGACCATGGAGCAAGGGTGGTCGGCCTACGTAATTTGA